From Arcticibacter tournemirensis, one genomic window encodes:
- a CDS encoding class II aldolase/adducin family protein yields the protein MNEILNTKLMHPREQVALVMTRIYRRGLTTTSGGNISVIDENGDIWISPSAVDKGSLKPEDIVCMKNDGTIEGVHKPSSEYPFHKAIYSIRPDIKAIIHAHPPALVSFSIARTIPNTNILSQARTVCGPIGYAEYELPGSEALGTKIAQEFTKGYKAVIMENHGTVVGGTDLMDAFQRFETLEFSARTILYGKSVGSPTYLQDSDVDAFEAQLPCLPEMEEVAYPSDEREKRAEICKIVHRACTQGLMFSSYGTISVRWRDNDFLITPTDFSRWDLQADEIVQIKDGKREPGKVPSRTTYLHQEIYRKHPEINSIIITQSPYLMAFSVTGASFNVRTIPESWIFLQDVQSLEFGAQFMGRPDIPDLVCKSNPAVLIKNDCVLVTGNQLLQTFDYLEVAEFSAKSLVMCASIGNMVPISNEQVEELRKAFLKE from the coding sequence ATGAACGAAATTTTGAATACAAAACTGATGCATCCCCGCGAACAGGTTGCATTAGTAATGACAAGGATTTACCGGAGGGGCCTTACAACTACATCTGGAGGTAATATCTCTGTAATCGATGAGAACGGAGATATATGGATTTCGCCGTCTGCTGTTGATAAGGGGTCATTAAAACCGGAAGATATCGTCTGTATGAAAAATGACGGAACCATTGAAGGTGTGCATAAGCCATCTTCTGAATATCCTTTTCATAAGGCTATTTATTCAATACGTCCCGATATTAAGGCCATTATTCATGCACACCCTCCAGCTCTTGTCTCGTTTAGTATTGCAAGAACGATTCCAAATACAAATATCCTTTCACAAGCCAGAACAGTTTGCGGCCCTATAGGGTATGCTGAATATGAACTTCCCGGTAGTGAGGCTCTGGGTACCAAAATTGCCCAGGAATTTACCAAGGGATATAAAGCCGTAATTATGGAGAACCATGGTACGGTAGTTGGCGGGACGGACCTAATGGATGCGTTCCAAAGATTCGAAACGTTAGAGTTTTCAGCAAGAACCATTTTGTACGGGAAGTCAGTAGGTTCTCCTACCTATCTTCAGGATTCGGATGTTGATGCATTTGAGGCGCAATTGCCCTGCTTACCTGAAATGGAAGAAGTGGCATATCCATCGGACGAAAGGGAAAAACGCGCCGAAATATGTAAGATCGTTCATCGTGCCTGTACGCAAGGTCTCATGTTCAGCTCTTACGGAACGATATCCGTTAGATGGCGGGATAACGACTTTCTAATCACTCCTACGGACTTTTCGCGTTGGGATCTTCAGGCAGATGAAATCGTTCAGATAAAAGATGGAAAACGTGAGCCAGGAAAGGTGCCAAGCCGAACGACCTATCTCCATCAGGAAATATATCGTAAACATCCTGAGATCAACTCCATTATCATCACGCAGTCGCCGTACCTGATGGCGTTTTCTGTAACGGGGGCTTCATTTAATGTTCGTACTATTCCCGAAAGCTGGATATTTCTTCAGGATGTTCAGTCTCTTGAGTTCGGCGCTCAATTTATGGGCAGACCTGATATTCCTGACCTGGTTTGTAAAAGTAATCCTGCCGTTTTGATAAAAAACGACTGTGTACTCGTAACGGGAAACCAGTTACTGCAAACCTTCGACTATCTGGAAGTGGCAGAATTTAGTGCCAAATCCCTTGTTATGTGCGCCTCCATAGGTAATATGGTTCCTATCAGCAACGAGCAGGTAGAAGAGTTACGTAAAGCGTTTTTAAAAGAATAA